In one Deltaproteobacteria bacterium genomic region, the following are encoded:
- a CDS encoding aspartate aminotransferase family protein, whose product MNSEEIKTLADKVLMKTYGRYDLALVRGQGAKVYDPEGNEYLDFVSGLAVTSLGHSNSILADAVARQARTLIHVSNLYYTEPQVKLAKVLTDNCFADRVFFSNSGAEANEAAIKLVRKYSFDKYGPGRHQILTMENSFHGRTMTTLAATAQPDKHRGFEPLAEGFTYLPYNDLAALEKALTKETCAVMIEPIQGEGGVHEAQKNYLSGLAELCRSRDVLLVFDEVQVGMGRTGVLFAHQLYGVEPDIMTLAKALANGLPIGATLARDEVALAFGPGTHASTFGGTPLVTVAALKVMETMLAPGFLDQVKRVGAYFKARLSDLAARCDYIKEVRGQGLILGMELGFPGADIVAELTKKGFLINCLQEKVLRFLPPLIITEAEVDLLMPALEETLAAAAARNKK is encoded by the coding sequence ATGAATTCTGAAGAGATTAAAACATTGGCTGATAAAGTTCTCATGAAGACATACGGCCGGTACGATCTGGCCCTGGTGCGGGGTCAGGGAGCTAAGGTCTATGATCCTGAAGGTAATGAGTATCTCGATTTCGTATCCGGGCTGGCCGTAACCAGCCTGGGGCATTCAAATTCAATACTGGCTGACGCCGTGGCGCGGCAGGCCCGAACCCTGATTCACGTTTCCAACCTCTACTACACTGAACCGCAGGTCAAACTGGCCAAAGTCTTGACTGACAATTGTTTCGCTGATCGGGTCTTTTTTTCAAACAGCGGGGCCGAGGCCAATGAAGCGGCGATCAAGCTCGTTAGAAAGTACTCTTTTGACAAATATGGTCCGGGCCGTCACCAGATATTGACTATGGAAAATTCCTTTCACGGTCGAACCATGACCACACTCGCGGCCACGGCTCAGCCCGACAAACATCGTGGCTTCGAGCCTCTGGCCGAAGGCTTCACCTATCTCCCTTACAACGATTTGGCGGCCCTTGAAAAGGCCCTAACCAAAGAGACCTGTGCCGTTATGATCGAGCCCATTCAGGGGGAAGGCGGGGTTCATGAGGCTCAAAAAAATTATCTGTCCGGCCTGGCTGAACTCTGTCGGTCCCGTGACGTTTTGCTCGTGTTTGATGAAGTTCAGGTCGGAATGGGTCGGACCGGAGTGCTATTTGCCCACCAGCTTTATGGCGTGGAGCCAGATATTATGACTCTGGCTAAGGCCCTGGCCAATGGGCTGCCCATTGGCGCCACCCTAGCCCGTGATGAAGTAGCCCTGGCCTTTGGTCCGGGCACCCATGCCTCAACCTTTGGAGGCACGCCCCTGGTTACGGTGGCGGCTTTAAAGGTTATGGAAACGATGCTCGCGCCTGGTTTTCTGGACCAGGTAAAAAGAGTGGGCGCCTATTTTAAGGCTCGCCTTTCTGACCTCGCTGCAAGATGCGACTATATCAAGGAAGTAAGGGGTCAGGGGCTGATATTAGGCATGGAGCTGGGGTTTCCCGGGGCCGATATCGTAGCCGAGCTTACCAAAAAAGGTTTCCTGATCAACTGCCTTCAGGAGAAGGTTTTGCGTTTCCTGCCGCCTCTGATTATTACCGAGGCTGAGGTGGACCTGTTAATGCCAGCTTTGGAAGAAACACTGGCGGCTGCGGCCGCCCGCAACAAGAAGTAA
- the argB gene encoding acetylglutamate kinase, whose amino-acid sequence MTDEATKSSLSNKDRAQVLIEALPYIRRFADKTIVVKYGGHAMEDTALKHSFAQDIVLLKYIGLNPVIVHGGGPQIGQVLKLMNIESTFVAGMRVTDGKTMNVVEMVLGGSINKEIVSLINQHGGRAVGLSGKDAALIRASKMQITQKHDERPPEIIDIGHVGQVESIDQEILEVLKKGNFIPVIAPIGVGAEGETYNINADLVAGRVAAALSAEKLILLSDVEGVIDQDGRIISSIKVDQIKTLEEEGVISGGMLPKLACCAEGLAGGARKAHILDGRKPHVLLLEIFTDHGVGTEIV is encoded by the coding sequence ATGACAGATGAAGCCACAAAATCCTCTTTGTCAAATAAAGATCGAGCCCAGGTTTTAATTGAGGCCCTGCCTTATATTCGTCGTTTTGCCGACAAGACCATTGTCGTCAAGTACGGCGGACACGCCATGGAAGATACGGCCCTCAAGCATAGTTTTGCCCAAGATATTGTTTTACTTAAATATATTGGGTTGAATCCTGTTATCGTGCATGGCGGAGGCCCTCAGATCGGCCAGGTCCTCAAACTGATGAACATCGAATCCACCTTTGTCGCTGGAATGCGCGTGACTGATGGCAAGACCATGAATGTGGTCGAAATGGTTCTGGGCGGGAGTATTAACAAAGAAATCGTAAGCCTCATCAATCAGCATGGAGGGCGAGCGGTAGGACTGTCTGGCAAGGATGCCGCTCTGATCAGAGCCAGTAAGATGCAGATTACCCAGAAGCATGACGAGCGGCCGCCTGAAATCATTGACATTGGTCATGTCGGGCAGGTGGAATCCATAGATCAGGAAATTCTTGAAGTCCTGAAAAAGGGAAATTTTATCCCGGTCATCGCCCCGATTGGTGTAGGCGCTGAAGGAGAAACTTACAATATTAACGCCGATCTGGTCGCCGGCCGAGTGGCGGCGGCCCTGTCCGCAGAAAAGCTGATCCTGCTTAGCGACGTGGAGGGGGTCATTGATCAGGATGGCCGGATTATAAGCTCCATCAAAGTTGACCAGATCAAGACCTTGGAGGAGGAAGGAGTCATTTCTGGAGGGATGCTGCCTAAACTGGCCTGCTGTGCCGAAGGCCTGGCCGGGGGAGCGCGCAAAGCCCACATCCTGGATGGCCGTAAACCTCATGTATTGCTTCTGGAAATCTTTACCGATCATGGAGTTGGTACTGAAATAGTTTAA
- the hslU gene encoding ATP-dependent protease ATPase subunit HslU codes for MEQLTPKEIVAELDRFIIGQNEAKRAVAIALRNRWRRQQVPEELRDEIAPKNIIMIGPTGVGKTEIARRLARMAQSPFLKVEASKFTEVGYVGRDVESMIRDLTELAVNMVRAEERKKVEGRADEIAEERLLDILLPRSLSQEKQGEATTWEGSLEVVRTGQEFPDDQHNATREKLRRLLREGKLDERFVDVEVTDTARPVVEIFSNLGLEEMDVNLKDMFGNIFPTKTKQRKMRVREAIKQLAQEEAQRLIDMDKVVEIAIHRVEQSGIIFLDEIDKIAARGQTHGPDVSREGVQRDLLPLVEGSTVTTKYGMTKTDHILFIASGAFNVSKPSDLIPEMQGRFPIRVELNSLSKNDFIRILTEPENALITQYQALLDTEGVKLSFTEDSVAEIAEIAFTVNAQTENIGARRLHTVMERLLDEISFDAPDLDVTQVKIDADYVREKLADVIVNIDLSRYIL; via the coding sequence ATAGAGCAACTGACACCGAAAGAGATCGTAGCTGAGCTGGATCGTTTTATTATCGGCCAAAACGAGGCCAAACGGGCTGTAGCCATTGCCCTCCGCAACCGCTGGCGTCGGCAGCAGGTCCCCGAGGAACTGCGAGATGAAATCGCCCCAAAAAATATTATCATGATCGGTCCGACCGGCGTGGGTAAGACTGAAATAGCCCGGCGTTTAGCCCGCATGGCCCAGTCGCCTTTCCTTAAGGTCGAGGCCTCGAAATTCACCGAGGTCGGCTATGTGGGTCGAGACGTGGAGTCCATGATTCGGGACCTGACCGAGCTGGCTGTCAATATGGTTCGCGCCGAAGAACGAAAAAAAGTTGAGGGCCGCGCCGATGAGATCGCGGAGGAGAGGCTCCTGGATATCCTTCTGCCTCGTAGCTTGAGTCAAGAAAAACAGGGGGAAGCCACCACCTGGGAAGGCTCTCTTGAGGTGGTCCGAACCGGGCAGGAGTTCCCTGATGACCAGCATAACGCCACTCGCGAGAAGTTGCGCCGCCTGCTCAGGGAAGGAAAACTGGATGAACGTTTCGTGGACGTGGAGGTTACGGACACCGCGCGCCCTGTAGTCGAGATCTTTAGCAACCTCGGCCTGGAAGAAATGGATGTCAACCTAAAAGATATGTTTGGCAACATCTTTCCCACAAAAACTAAACAGCGCAAGATGCGGGTTCGGGAAGCCATCAAGCAACTGGCACAGGAAGAGGCTCAACGATTGATTGACATGGACAAAGTGGTGGAAATCGCAATCCACCGCGTGGAACAATCCGGGATTATCTTCCTTGATGAAATAGATAAGATCGCCGCCCGAGGGCAAACGCATGGACCAGATGTCTCGCGAGAAGGCGTTCAGCGAGACCTGCTGCCTTTAGTCGAAGGCTCAACAGTTACGACCAAGTACGGCATGACTAAAACAGACCATATCCTGTTCATCGCCTCCGGCGCCTTCAACGTCAGCAAGCCTTCGGATTTGATCCCGGAGATGCAAGGCCGATTCCCCATTCGCGTTGAGCTGAATTCCTTGAGTAAGAATGATTTTATTCGAATCCTGACCGAACCTGAAAACGCCTTGATCACCCAGTATCAGGCCCTTCTGGACACGGAGGGCGTTAAGCTGAGCTTTACTGAAGATTCAGTCGCAGAGATTGCGGAAATTGCTTTTACGGTTAACGCGCAGACCGAAAATATTGGCGCTCGCAGGCTGCATACAGTTATGGAACGGCTCCTGGACGAGATCTCCTTTGATGCTCCTGACCTAGACGTCACCCAGGTAAAGATTGATGCCGATTATGTCAGGGAAAAGCTAGCCGATGTGATAGTTAACATTGATCTTAGCCGGTATATACTATGA
- the hslV gene encoding ATP-dependent protease subunit HslV, with amino-acid sequence MKNEVTIRATTILAVRHKGQVAIAGDGQVTFNETIMKQEASKIRRMFHDKVLAGFAGASADAFTLFERFENKLEQYQGNLVRSAVELAKDWRTDKSLRRLEALLVTADKDHSLIISGTGDVIEPDDGLTAIGSGGPFALAAARALVKYADLTAREIVEEAMRIAAGICVYTNEYFTIEEL; translated from the coding sequence ATGAAAAATGAAGTAACGATCAGAGCGACAACCATCCTGGCCGTGAGACATAAGGGACAGGTAGCCATTGCCGGAGACGGTCAGGTGACCTTTAATGAAACGATCATGAAGCAGGAGGCCAGCAAGATTCGCCGCATGTTTCATGACAAGGTCCTGGCTGGATTTGCCGGTGCGAGCGCTGACGCCTTCACGTTGTTTGAGCGCTTTGAGAACAAACTGGAGCAGTATCAGGGTAATCTGGTTCGCAGCGCCGTGGAGCTGGCCAAGGACTGGCGCACAGACAAGAGTCTGCGCCGCCTTGAAGCCCTTCTGGTGACTGCGGATAAGGATCACTCCCTCATCATTTCGGGTACGGGCGATGTGATCGAACCTGACGACGGTTTAACAGCCATTGGTTCGGGCGGCCCTTTTGCCTTGGCCGCTGCTCGCGCCCTGGTAAAGTATGCAGATCTTACAGCCCGAGAAATCGTGGAAGAAGCCATGCGTATCGCCGCCGGGATCTGTGTCTATACTAATGAGTATTTCACAATCGAGGAGCTCTAG
- a CDS encoding tyrosine recombinase XerC, whose protein sequence is MEYGVVQTLNESLVTEFSNYLTIISGRAENTVKAYLRDVREFFRFAAKNRGVHTLEEVTKAEVRAFLFYLHKKNKNASLARKLSSLRTFFRFMIREGRLTVNPAMEVMSPRQQKKQPGFLNIDEAFALMEAPDTSAPEGARDRAALELLYSSGLRVAELVNLDLDDLDLKQGLARVMGKGGKERILPVGSRAIRALRDYLSVRPELNASGESKESSALFLGRRGGRLNDRVLRRRFEGYICQVSLEKGLSPHSLRHTFATHLLEAGADIRVIQELLGHVSLSTTQIYAHTNMDYLMKVYDSAHPRARKPGTERQGTKQHEK, encoded by the coding sequence ATGGAGTATGGTGTGGTTCAGACACTCAACGAATCATTAGTAACAGAATTTTCAAATTATCTGACGATCATCAGCGGACGGGCGGAAAACACTGTTAAAGCCTACCTCAGGGATGTGCGGGAATTCTTCCGCTTTGCGGCCAAGAATCGAGGCGTGCATACCCTGGAGGAGGTCACTAAAGCCGAAGTCCGCGCTTTTCTCTTTTATCTGCATAAAAAAAACAAGAACGCCTCCCTGGCGCGCAAGCTATCGAGCCTGAGAACTTTTTTCAGATTTATGATTCGTGAGGGGCGTCTTACGGTTAATCCGGCCATGGAGGTCATGTCGCCTCGCCAACAAAAGAAACAACCCGGATTCCTGAATATAGATGAGGCGTTTGCCTTGATGGAAGCACCGGATACCAGCGCACCCGAAGGCGCCCGTGATCGTGCCGCCCTGGAACTCCTTTATTCCTCGGGCCTGCGTGTCGCAGAGCTGGTTAATCTGGACCTGGACGACCTGGATCTAAAGCAGGGCTTGGCGCGGGTCATGGGCAAGGGCGGTAAAGAACGCATCCTTCCGGTGGGAAGCCGAGCCATCAGGGCCTTACGGGATTATTTGTCCGTTCGACCCGAGTTGAACGCTTCTGGGGAGTCTAAGGAGAGCTCTGCTCTTTTTTTAGGCAGGCGTGGCGGAAGACTCAATGACCGGGTTCTACGCCGACGTTTTGAAGGTTATATCTGCCAGGTGAGCCTGGAGAAAGGCCTCTCGCCTCATTCACTTCGGCATACCTTTGCCACCCACTTGCTCGAAGCCGGGGCCGATATTCGGGTCATTCAGGAATTACTGGGGCACGTAAGCCTGTCTACGACCCAGATTTATGCTCATACGAACATGGACTATCTTATGAAAGTTTACGACTCCGCCCATCCTCGAGCCAGAAAACCGGGGACTGAGAGACAAGGGACGAAACAGCATGAAAAATGA
- a CDS encoding (d)CMP kinase, with product MASQKKIITIDGPAGAGKSTMAQALAQTLNWTYLDTGAMYRAVALAAEKNGRDITDEHGLSEVLADLDLTVKPGPRTTRIFLHGQEVTAEIREPRISALASAVSALAIVRRAMVDLQRKIGKASRLVAEGRDMGTVVFPQAGVKFFLNASPQERARRRYKELLLNGAIANLEQVEKEMIERDEADSSRALSPLRPAKDAIIIDSTNLGIDEIKNQMIQIIHQKWKSP from the coding sequence ATGGCGTCACAAAAGAAAATCATCACCATTGACGGACCGGCGGGCGCAGGCAAGAGCACTATGGCTCAAGCACTGGCCCAAACCTTAAACTGGACTTACCTGGACACCGGCGCCATGTATCGAGCGGTGGCCTTGGCCGCAGAAAAAAATGGTAGGGATATAACCGACGAGCACGGCCTGAGCGAAGTACTCGCCGACCTGGACCTCACCGTAAAGCCCGGACCCCGAACAACCCGTATTTTCCTCCACGGCCAGGAGGTAACCGCTGAGATCCGAGAGCCCAGAATTAGTGCTCTAGCTTCAGCTGTTTCAGCCCTGGCGATTGTTCGACGAGCCATGGTAGACTTGCAAAGAAAAATTGGGAAGGCAAGCCGCCTGGTGGCCGAGGGCCGGGATATGGGAACCGTGGTCTTCCCGCAAGCTGGCGTTAAATTTTTTCTCAACGCGTCTCCTCAAGAAAGAGCCCGCAGGAGATACAAAGAACTTCTCCTTAATGGTGCAATCGCTAACCTTGAGCAGGTAGAAAAAGAGATGATCGAAAGAGATGAGGCGGACTCCTCCCGGGCTCTATCGCCACTGCGTCCGGCTAAAGACGCCATCATAATTGACTCGACCAACCTGGGAATTGACGAGATCAAAAATCAGATGATTCAGATTATCCATCAAAAATGGAAAAGTCCTTAA
- a CDS encoding histidinol-phosphate transaminase → MFESLITKDIASLEPYPPGKPIEEVEDELGITGVVKMASNENSLGPSPRTLAALTAALPQVHRYPDASGSRLKQVLSNHLKMDPVNIILGNGSDEIIELVVRAFLRPGQKVAMSDPTFLFYSKVIQAASGRMVKVPLKNLQHDLTGIRAAMDDETRLIFLDNPNNPSGSLLPAADLKSFLTDLPNVTVLVLDEAYRDFVRNAELVEPNEWIYGDRPVIFLRTFSKAYGLAGLRLGYGLGPAELITYLDRIRQPFNVNSLAQIGAIAALEDKDFYQKTRNMTWSGLDYLWAELDKLGVKYHQSQTNFFLFELNKPSREVCDLLLKKGIIVRPMESYGLKQTIRLSVGLPEENERFIKAFKEVMGL, encoded by the coding sequence ATGTTTGAATCACTTATCACGAAAGACATCGCATCGTTGGAACCCTACCCGCCCGGTAAACCGATTGAGGAAGTTGAGGATGAACTGGGTATAACAGGTGTGGTCAAGATGGCTTCCAATGAAAATTCTCTTGGACCTTCACCGCGGACTTTGGCCGCCTTGACCGCGGCCTTACCTCAAGTGCACCGATACCCGGACGCCAGCGGCTCTCGGCTTAAACAGGTCCTGTCCAACCATCTGAAGATGGACCCGGTCAATATCATTCTGGGTAATGGATCCGATGAAATCATTGAGCTGGTGGTGCGAGCCTTCCTGCGCCCCGGTCAAAAGGTTGCCATGTCTGACCCGACCTTTCTGTTCTATTCCAAGGTAATTCAGGCAGCAAGCGGCCGGATGGTAAAGGTCCCGTTAAAAAACCTTCAGCATGACCTAACTGGGATTCGTGCGGCCATGGATGACGAAACGAGGCTGATCTTCCTGGATAACCCGAACAACCCTTCTGGCTCCCTACTTCCGGCTGCTGACCTGAAGTCTTTTCTGACAGACCTGCCTAACGTGACCGTTCTGGTCCTGGATGAAGCTTATCGCGATTTTGTCCGCAATGCGGAGCTTGTCGAGCCCAACGAGTGGATCTATGGCGACCGGCCGGTCATATTCTTGCGCACTTTTTCCAAGGCTTATGGTCTAGCCGGCCTTCGCCTCGGTTATGGACTTGGACCCGCCGAACTGATCACCTACCTTGATCGTATACGTCAGCCTTTTAATGTGAATTCTCTGGCCCAGATTGGAGCTATAGCCGCGCTCGAGGATAAGGATTTTTACCAGAAAACCCGAAACATGACCTGGTCAGGTCTGGATTATCTCTGGGCTGAGTTGGACAAACTGGGAGTGAAGTACCATCAAAGCCAGACCAATTTTTTTCTCTTTGAACTGAACAAGCCGAGCCGTGAGGTTTGTGACCTCCTCCTTAAAAAAGGGATTATCGTCCGGCCTATGGAAAGCTATGGCCTCAAGCAGACCATCCGGCTGAGCGTGGGTTTGCCCGAGGAAAACGAACGCTTTATCAAGGCATTTAAGGAGGTCATGGGTCTTTAA
- a CDS encoding NAD(P)/FAD-dependent oxidoreductase translates to MKKYVIIGNGVAGATAAKKIRETDTQGSITIFSSEAESFYYRPRLPDFIAGKADLPKFTLQDFDWYASRQIDLRLGETVTAVDTSSRAVRTEKGSVIQYDALLLATGARSFIPPISGTDKGGVFALRTVADAQAIKARANEVQEAILIGGGLLGLEAGYGLSRLGLKVNVVEFFDRLLPRQMDQAGAQKLLQILESMGFSFYLGARAKEILGNKMAHGLALEDGRTLNGGLILFSAGIRSNLDLARQMNLSLGKGVKVDDRLMTSQQGVWAAGDLIEHDGRMYGIWPAALTQGEVAGTNMAGGQAVYQGTLMSNSLKVVGVDLTSAGEIDPEGKLQSTVYETEGVYRKIVVDGGCIVGYIFFGLTDGIKECQVALKEKTDISSLLQEMKNKDFDFSRLLS, encoded by the coding sequence ATGAAAAAGTATGTCATTATTGGTAACGGAGTCGCTGGCGCTACTGCGGCCAAAAAGATCAGGGAGACTGACACACAAGGATCAATCACTATTTTCTCCAGCGAAGCCGAATCATTTTACTATCGCCCCCGCCTGCCAGATTTCATTGCCGGGAAGGCTGATCTGCCAAAATTTACCTTACAGGATTTTGACTGGTACGCTTCCCGACAGATAGATTTGCGATTGGGCGAAACGGTTACTGCGGTTGATACATCCAGCCGGGCGGTGCGGACTGAAAAGGGATCGGTAATCCAGTACGATGCCTTATTACTTGCCACAGGTGCAAGAAGTTTTATCCCGCCGATTTCGGGAACGGACAAAGGTGGAGTTTTTGCTTTACGGACAGTGGCCGATGCCCAAGCCATCAAGGCCCGTGCCAATGAGGTTCAAGAGGCGATTCTCATCGGCGGCGGCCTCCTGGGGCTGGAAGCCGGTTATGGTCTGTCACGACTGGGTCTCAAGGTAAATGTGGTTGAGTTTTTTGACCGGCTTTTACCTCGCCAGATGGATCAGGCGGGTGCTCAAAAACTTCTCCAGATATTAGAAAGTATGGGCTTTTCCTTTTATCTCGGCGCACGTGCCAAGGAAATTCTTGGGAATAAGATGGCGCATGGTCTGGCCCTAGAGGATGGCCGGACGCTGAATGGTGGCCTGATCCTCTTTTCTGCTGGGATTCGATCCAATCTCGATCTGGCCCGGCAGATGAATTTGAGTCTAGGCAAAGGTGTTAAGGTTGACGACCGACTCATGACCAGCCAGCAAGGCGTCTGGGCTGCTGGCGATCTGATCGAGCATGACGGGCGAATGTACGGTATCTGGCCGGCGGCTTTAACCCAGGGTGAGGTGGCTGGCACGAACATGGCCGGCGGCCAGGCCGTCTATCAGGGAACGCTCATGTCCAATTCACTCAAAGTAGTCGGCGTGGATTTAACTTCTGCCGGTGAAATAGACCCTGAAGGCAAGCTTCAGTCTACCGTCTATGAAACCGAAGGAGTGTATCGCAAAATTGTTGTGGATGGAGGCTGTATCGTGGGATACATTTTTTTTGGCCTTACCGATGGGATCAAGGAATGTCAGGTCGCTCTAAAGGAGAAAACGGATATCAGTTCGCTCCTTCAGGAGATGAAAAACAAGGATTTTGATTTTTCTCGACTGCTTTCATGA
- a CDS encoding 4Fe-4S binding protein, giving the protein MAETSLYQQLAEAIGVGDSQIIPEIFQMLANENEAKVILAAAPPATAEEIAEKAGLPTDDVEKMMEPLFKKGLIFMSKKAGPTRYYRVRQLFQFHDSTILTEGVSQEFYDLWKKYMDIEFRQHHKRFESSLPNSVVRVIPVNIVLEPDARIAAFEDVKQIVQDAENLAVTKCTCRTVDGKCGKPVEVCIQVNRSADYALQRGTGRKLTPEEAIEMLKMCEEEGLVHVIGNRQAIGNVICNCCSDCCINWPGPRTSPVNFTAPSRFTAVVDADLCTACETCLDRCHFEAITMEGEDDTALINADLCMGCGLCAVTCPSGAMTLEETRSEEFVPA; this is encoded by the coding sequence ATGGCTGAAACATCGCTTTATCAACAATTGGCTGAGGCGATCGGAGTGGGAGATTCTCAAATTATACCTGAGATTTTTCAAATGTTAGCGAACGAAAATGAAGCCAAGGTTATTCTTGCGGCGGCGCCTCCGGCGACCGCGGAAGAGATTGCTGAAAAGGCCGGCCTTCCAACAGATGATGTCGAAAAAATGATGGAGCCTTTGTTTAAAAAAGGCTTGATTTTCATGTCCAAAAAAGCTGGCCCAACCCGTTATTATCGAGTCAGACAGCTATTTCAATTTCATGACTCCACGATCCTTACAGAGGGTGTGTCCCAAGAATTTTATGACCTGTGGAAGAAGTACATGGACATTGAATTCAGGCAGCATCATAAAAGATTTGAATCCTCTCTCCCCAACTCGGTTGTGAGGGTCATACCGGTTAATATAGTACTCGAACCGGACGCCAGGATTGCTGCCTTTGAGGATGTCAAGCAGATCGTGCAGGATGCCGAAAACCTGGCCGTAACGAAATGCACCTGCCGCACAGTTGATGGCAAATGCGGAAAGCCGGTTGAGGTATGCATCCAGGTGAACCGCTCCGCTGACTATGCTCTTCAACGTGGCACAGGTAGAAAACTCACCCCAGAAGAAGCCATCGAGATGCTAAAAATGTGTGAAGAGGAAGGCCTGGTGCACGTCATTGGAAATAGACAAGCCATAGGTAATGTTATCTGTAACTGCTGCTCGGATTGCTGCATCAACTGGCCGGGCCCCAGAACATCACCTGTAAATTTTACCGCACCCAGCCGCTTCACAGCCGTGGTTGATGCTGACCTGTGCACGGCCTGTGAGACATGCCTTGATAGATGTCATTTTGAAGCCATTACCATGGAAGGCGAAGATGACACGGCCCTGATCAACGCTGATCTCTGTATGGGATGCGGTCTCTGTGCTGTAACCTGTCCCAGTGGAGCTATGACTTTGGAGGAAACAAGATCGGAAGAATTTGTTCCGGCTTAA